ACTGGGTTGGGCCAAGGGGCATCTAGAGAGGATGGTCAGCCAGGGTGGCAGCGCCATTTGGGGACTGGGAGAACCCGCAGGCCAGTGTCAGTGCTTGACAAGGCACATCTAAATCGTCAACCAGGAGATGGGGCTCTTCTTTTGGCCGAGAGGGGCTACTCAGCTCCTGAACACAGTGACACAGTCACGAAGAAGTGGGCCGTTTCCAAACCAGTGTCCCTCGTGCTGCGGACTGTAAGGGCGATGAGGTCGCTGTCCTTTGTGTCGATTCATGGGGGAGGTTGAAGGCAGAAGAGTTTGCAGATCAGAAAACCACCTCTGCTGCAGCTGCCTGGAGGATGCATGTGAAATCAGACAGGATGTGTTATACCCGGTGTTGCTATTTCTGCTTGCAGCCGGCCTGGTAAAGTTAGGAGGCCAGCTTttcccaggggagggaggaggtggtggatagtgtagtggttaagagcagagGTGCAAGGGCAAGGCCGCCCAGGTGCACAGCTAGGCTTTGTCCCTTCCTAACTGCACTAGTTCACTACTTGTAAAATGGGGGCTCTGTTAGCACCCATTTCGTAGGGTTGGTGGAGGATTGGCTTATTAATACAGATGGTTTTAGGCCGGTGCTTAGTGTGTAGTAAGTAGTAATAAATTAGCTTTGGAGCCCACTGTGGCCGCTGCTGCACTCTGCTCTTTTGCGTTCATTTAAGTGACTGCATTTAGAGATGTCTGAGTGTGCGAGAAAGAAGTCCCAGACTGAGGGTTTGGTCAGGGTAAAAATAGGGGGATGCATTCAGGTGGACTTAAATGTTTCCAATTTAGGAGCACTTGGTTGCTTTATTAAGAGAGACTGGAGTCTGTCTCCATGGCGGTCTGTGAAATAATTCTGTGCATTCCGCTGTGGAGACCGGTGTTTACCTTAGAGCAGTGATTTCTGACCATGGCTATGCCTCAGGATCTCCTGGGCACTCTTAAGTAATACACAGACCCTTGGGTCCAATTCCACAGCTATGAATCGTAATCTGTATGCTGTGTCCAAggatcttcattttaaagacCTCCCCTGGGGCTGGTGTTATGGCCGGCATGGCGCTGTCTGCATGTTGGGGTTTGGGAGGTACTTACTGCACTGGGTGACTCCCTGTACTCAGTTACATGACTTTGTGACTTACGCGTGTCAGCAGCCCAGGctgatgtttatttttatctcagtAGACGGAGTAACATTCTGACGAAAGTCTGTCCCTTTTCATGGAGGAAATTAGATTCCTTAAAATTTAAGGCCGAAACTGAAAATAGCTATGGGGTTATTATTGTCagcaaatttgtttttattttattggttttcctttttattttgtaggTATGTAAGGCAGATGAGAAATTTAATCAGCTGGTACATTTTCTTCGAAATCACAAGCAGGAAAAACACCTGGTCTTCTTCAGGTAATACTTCTGGGGTTCAGCCACACCCAGAACGTGCACGTGTGTGTAGCCTTCAGGTTCGGAATTCCCTTCAGGTTGTTTATCTGTTAGGAATGTGTTTGGCTGCAAATGACTTCTGCAACTTAAGCTGGAGGGGTTTATTTTTCCCCTGTAAAAAGAAGTCCAGAGGTAGGCAGTTCCTGACATTGGTTTCTGTCTCAGCAACGTCAAGACCAGTGTTTCTTTAACTGTCTTGGCCTTTCCTTCCTGTAGGTCACGTCCTAGTTTTAAGATGACCACTGTGACACCTGCTGCCACATTTGCATTGAAAGCAGATaaaagaggaaaggtgggggggtgggggagggcagtgcTCGCTATATCCGACCCttttaatcagaaaagcaaaagactttctcagacagcCCCCTCCCAAGCTGACTTCTGCTTTCGTTGTATGGGCCAAAGGTGGGTCACCCAGAAGCCCCTCACTTTAGGAGATGGGAAAAAAACAAGTGGGTGGCTGTCCCAGCCTCTGTAGTAGAGGGAGGTGAAGGAGGAAGTGGTTGGGAGGGTGTCTGATCCGCCCGCCTGGTGTCTGCCACGCTGGGGTGTGTCCTGTTGTCAGAGCACAAGACAGGAACGGTTGTGTGCATCCTTCGGGCTGGTTTTTTCCTCCTCCAGATATACCTGTGGTGGTGTCTTTTTGGCGATACCagaataattttatgtttcttttccatCCATCATGTCACCAATAAAATGCGTTAGCTGTACTGTCCCACAGTTAGAAACACAGCCTGGTacacacgcacaccacacacacacgaaacTGAAACAAAGATTTCATAAAACTGCATTTGACTAGGTGGGATGGTGCATTCTGATGCTTTCtgttctgctctaattttttaaaaatgctggtcCAGACTCACTAAATTGCTCTCAGAACCCACCAGATTGCTTTCAGGATCTGTGGGTTGTGACCCTAGTGTGCAAAACTGCTCTGTTATGTACTGATGTGACCCTTGGTGGGAACTGGGGAATCTGGTAGAAGTCAGCAGCACAGGTGTTTAAGACAGGAGGTTTAGACAGGAGTTAGCCCAGATTGGAGTCCTGCGGCCTGGGGTAGTGGGAGAGCACAGGAGATGGACTCGAACCTTCCTTCTGGTTCTGCCTCTGCAACTCACTCACTCACTGCCTCTCTGTAAGCTTCAGGTCCCTCACCTACAAAAGGGCGTGACATCCCTTTGGAATCCCTCAAATAAAAAAGGTGAACTTTATTAGAAGGGGGCTGTGTAGGGAGCTCCCAGACTCAAAGAGAAAGTTGGGTGCACTGCCTCTAGGGAAGACAGGATCTGGGGGACCCAGATGGCTATCTCTTTAGGGCACAGCCTCATGGGGATGACCCTGCTCCAGTCCCTTTTTGTCCTCGACTCCAAGTCCAATATCTAGGGTAGAGGACTTGATAGGTCTGACTTCTGCCGAGCCCTAGGGAGCTGCGCTGATTGGGGAAGAAGCAGTTCCCCGAAGGAAAAGCGGGAGTAAAGCTATATTTAAGttgtcattgtttttgttgtGAAGGACTACTTCAGTTTAATTAGTTTCTCAGGGAGCCAGGGAGATCCCCTTGCTAGAACAGCTTTAGACAGTAGGAACACATTGTTTGGGTTTTAACTCCTGCTGAAGGGGTTTTGTCAGACGATTGGCCTTCCCCTGGCCGAGAGCTTAGTTGTGGATGATACGCACAGCCATCCTCCTCTGCCGTCTCCCGGGACGACTGGGTGGTCCCCGCTGCATCTAGTGCTCGcggcctccctccccccatcgcAGGAGGACCGAGGCGGCCTACGACTCTAAGCCCTCTGTCCCCTCTCGCAGCACTTGCGCCTGCGTGGAGTACTATGGAAAGGCTATGGAGGCCCTGGTGAAGGGCGTGAAGGTAATGTGCATTCACGGAAAGATGAAATATAAGCGCAATAAGATCTTCACGGAGTTCCGCAAATTGCAAAGGTGGGTTGGCTTCCTTGGAGATGGCAGATCTCCGGCCACTCTGCTCTTTTGCAGGTCGCTCTGCCTCGAAACCCTCACAGGTGTTTCCTTGCCTGGaactctcttcctcctccaaccTGGTTATCACATCTCTGTATAAATATCCAGAGCCCCTGCCCTCTGTCCTGACCGCATAGCACTTTGCTACACTGACATCCTTACTTATCTGTCAACTTCCCTGCTAGGTTGTAAGCTGCGTAAGAACGGGAACCTGTGTGTTGTGTTCACTCCCCCAGTGGGGCTTTGGTAGCTGTTTGTTGAATGACGGAACAGACAGGAGCAACCTGTTAAAGGCTGTAGATTGTCAGCTGGTGGCTAGGCTGTAGGGAACTTGTGGCTCTAGTGATCATAACTTGATTCTGTTTGTGCATAGAAATAATACTTCTCTGTGTTTCTTAATCATTGAGCCTTCTGGCTATGTTAAAAGTAATCTTTTAGGCAAAGTGATAGAATGGACGGATACACGACAGTCTGGGAGGGAAAacttcatttgttattttaaatggctgcaaAGGATTAGACCAaatactgtgttttgttttgtttttgttttttttcttttccctcagtgGAActatgctaatttaaaaaatcttttcagtgtctcctccccacctcttTACAGATTTCACTGAGAACTTGTAGAGTCCTAGAGGTTCttaggaggaagaaaaatcaaaatgttatTCCTGTATATTTGCTTCTGTGAGAGGTTCTGCAACCTGGGTTATTACTGTCATCCCTCAGTAAAGACTGCTTGATGGTGAGGGAAACACTGGCCTCCTTACTCAGCGtggtgttttctcattttctagcGGGATTTTAGTGTGCACTGACGTGATGGCCCGAGGAATAGATATTCCTGAAGTAAACTGGGTTTTGCAGTACGACCCTCCCAGCAATGCCAGGTACAGTATGAGAGAATGTTACCCGCTCTGTCTAGGAATCTAGGCTAATGAAATAGGCATCCTGCGGAAGAAAACCTAATGATGGTTGTCAAAACATTACGAAATAGCAAAAATAGGGGAACTGGTGAGTTATCATTGATAGGTCAATAGTGATACTATATTATGCAGAAATTTCAgtcattttcaaatactttttaatagatcttttttatttacttatttatttatttttaaattttttggctttgccgcacagcatgtgagatcttacttccttgaccagggatggaacccatgccccctgcgttggaagtgcagagtcgtaaccactgggccatcagggaagtccctcagatactttttaaagttcttgcAGAAATGCACATGATAGAGTGTTTAAAGGAGAACAGTATATACACCATATATGAAGATGTCAGTTATTCTCTGAAAGCAAGCATATGTTCCTGATAAATGCCTCCAAACATAGGAAAGCACCTGTAAATACAAACTCCTAAGCAATAGTTGTTACTTCCTGCCGGGGGGCGGGGGTCCTCATaggtcacttttattttcttttttactatttgcTTTTCactgtttctcaaattttctacTGAGACTGCGTCCTCCTACCTGTACCATCAGATAggcataaatttaaaagttttatagttcaCAGTAAATGTCTAACAGAACCCTCTCTGGTTTGCACGTGTACTTTAATCGCCAGCTCTTCTATAGCACTAATAAGCGGCGGGTTGGGATGGAGCTCCTCGGGTCATTTTAGGCGCATCAGCCGTGCGGCCGCAGGCCTGTGCTCTGCTCGGCTGTCATGTGGTGACCATGTTCCCGCCCCTTGTCGTTCACAGCGCCTTCGTGCATCGCTGTGGCCGCACAGCCCGCATTGGCCACGGCGGCAGCGCGCTTGTGTTTCTCCTTCCCATGGAAGACTCGTACGTCAATTTCCTTGCAATTAACCAGAAAGTAAGCTGTCTTCCTTTTTCCTATGGAATGTCCAGTGCTGGGGTAGTTGAAAAAGTTCTTTTCCGGCCAGTGGGGTCCGGAACTTAGATTAGGGGTTGCAGACACACAGGGGCCAGGCTGGTGATGTCCATGCGGGAACCTGGCTGGCTTTATGGCTGTAGAGAGGCTCTGGGGTACGGCCACTGCTCGGCCCCAGCTAAGTATCACTAGTTGGGAACATAGACCTATGTTGCCATACTTTCCAACCAGAAATCAGGATTGTTAGGTAAAATCTCATGTTAAACTTtgctttaaagttttttaaatactttctggACCAAGTAAAATACTTTGCTTGGATTTGGGCTTCCAGGCCTCTGCTTTAAGATTAAAATGGATTGTTCTGCCTTTGGTTTTATTGGCACTGGCTCTTATGGGGTAGCCTTGGGGATGAGGTGATTCCAGCCAGAAGTGACGCTGTGGTCCCTGTGCAGTGCCCCCTGCAGGAGATGAAAGTCCAGAAGAACACAGTAGATCTCCTTCCAAAGCTCAGGTCCATGGCCCTGGCCGACAGAGCTGTGTTTGAAAAGGGCATGAAAGCTTTTGTGTCGTACGTCCAGGCTTATGCAAAGCATGAGTGTAACCTCATCTTCAGATTAAAGGGTAAGTTGGACTTCTTCACATAATTGTATCTCCTTCTGAAACATCTGATGGTTTTAGAAGTATTACAAGTATGAAACtgctttgttttataaaaacGTCAGGCCTATGCCAGGGTTAATGTATTCTAAACATTTAAAAGGAAGtcttcctgggaattccctggcggtccagtggttaggaccccgagcttccactgcagggggcatgggttcgatccctggtcggggaactaagatcccatgtgctgtgcagcgcagccaaaaaaataaataaataaaaataaaataaaagacagtctTCCTTGGGTTTGAGTAGACAGAAAATACACTGGCTGCTGAGTATTCCTTTTtagtaaaaatgtaattattttaattctaattaaaatgaGCCCATTAGATCATTTAGGTAGACAAAATTATATTGCTGTGACTGTTCTGTGGGTTGATGCTTATAATCCTATTTTGGGTGTGCTAACTGCAATGTTTTGGTTTAATCAGATCTCGATTTTGCAAGTCTTGCTCGAGGTTTTGCCCTGCTGAGGATGCCCAAGATGCCAGAGCTGAGAGGAAAGCAGTTTCCAGATTTTGTGCCTGTAGACGTCAGTACCGACACCATTccatttaaagataaaatcagagaaaagcaGAGGCAGAAGCTATTGGAgcagcaaagaaaagagaaaacagaaaatgaagggagaagaaaattcataaaaaataaagcttggtCAAAGCAGAaggccaaaaaggaaaagaagaaaaaactgaatgaaaaaaggaaaagggaagaggtaaagtttgcatttttattatttaaatagtcAACTTAGAATTCTGAACAAGTTTCACTGAAGTGTAGTATTTAGTTATCTTCTAATAGGAGTTGCTGAGGACTCTCAGATTTCTCTAGCCCCTTGGTGGCTTGGGTGGGGAAGGTGCTGTGTTTGTGGAAGCTGATCTAACAGCATGTAGTTACTGATTAAAAATTGCTGGTTTCGCTTAGAACACTGTTGCTGAGAAATTCAGTAGCTTGTTGATCTCTTCTGCACTCAGGGTTCTGATATCGAAGATGAGGACATGGAAGAACTTCTTAATGACACAAGGCtcttgaaaaagtttaaaaaaggcaaaattactGAAGAAGAATTCGAGAAGGGGCTGTTGACAAGTGGCAAAAGATCAGTCAAGACAGCAGATTTGGGGATCTCAGGTTTGGAAGATGACTGCTGATTCCTGCCGCTCAGCTGAAATGCGCGAGAGCAACGGGAGTGCCAGGAGCTGCCCTGCGCCCGCGGATAGCTCGCGCTTGCGTCTACTGAACAGCGGAACTTCAGCAGACGTCCGGGAAGAGCCACCTCTCCCAAAGCTGTTGCTGCAGATGGGGGAGATGAGAGGGGTTTCACGCTCATGAGTATTTTATGAAAAACATACCAGCCTTTGAAGTctaacagaagaaaatgtaaattaactgAGTGTAAATGACAGAtgtcaatatttattttgatggGCTACTCAAAGAGctcgtttttaaaaaatttttctattttcatttatttatttttctttttttgcggtacgcgggcctctcactgttgtggcccctcccgctgcggagcacaggctccggacgcgcaggctcagcggccatggctcacgggcccagccgctccgcggcacatgggatcttcccggaccggggcacgaacccgcgtcccctgcgtcggcaggtggacgctcaaccactgcgccaccagggaagcccaagagctcATTTTTTGGTggctattttatacttattttttaacataaagatACTGATGTAGACTTGATTTTAGGCCTTTTAAAATTCCTCAGTGTTTTCAGGCACCTGATCTCCCTGGATGTCCTTCTCCCTGGACTTCAGTTCTCTCTCTGATGTACTGCGCAGAACACCTGCACAGCCCCTAGTACTGTTTTATTGGTGAGTATCTGAAAAACAGAGGAAGCAAgtcattctggaaaagaaaattattatgcCTTCTGTTGAATAAACTGTATTTCATTCTAATTGTGCCTTAAGTGTGTGAAGGTGGCTGCATAGTGTCTTTACCAAAATGGACAATACATTTGGGCCTGGGGTCAGCTTGCAGTACCGATGCAACGCCATATCAAAATCTTTCATACAATTTacttgaaaagatgctgaatTGTTCccaagaacaatttttaaaaagctgttcagGACCCAAACATGTTTAAATTCACATCTTTCCCAGATACAGAATTAAAGTCTGCAAATATTCTGGAAGGCGTCTTCGTAAGTGGTGAGCCGTGCAGGATACCCCTGCCAAAGACGCCGTTTCTCCCTGTCTTGGGTTCTCCTGTTAGTTTCCACTCTGTTTGGCTTGATCCTTTTTTGGAGATGACAGCCCTCAGCTCACGTTCACCGCTGGAAGCCTGATGCAGATTCAGCAAGTGTTTCCTGCCCTTCTCACACGGCACCATGTAGCCTGCGTCCTGGGCGGCTGTTGGTTGCTGGAGGGGCGCCTGGCTGCAGTTAGGACCCCTGGCTCTCTTAGGCCTGCATGGCTTTCATTGATGCTTCTGGCAGATAAGTCTTGAGTGTGGGGAAGATGAAGGGAGGCGGATGGGGCACATCTTCTTTTATCAGTCAAGTAGCCAATAATCTAACTTGTATTTCTGGAAACTGGAAATGAATGAAAGTGTCTGGAAACCGTAAGCACAATTTAGGTTGGATTTTAGGGGAACCATGAACATATTTTAGATGGGACTGAAAAATTCTTCAAGACGTATGATTTTAAGTCCTTAGTCgataaaatttcataaaaaaaCAATTCAGTTTTGGCCTGGCTCATCGAGGGGCCAAGAGGCTGCTCCCAGCATCAGCTGTTCGCCGGCAGGAAAGGGCCTGGCGGCTACAGATAGAGCTTGATGAGTTCGTCACTGACTGCTGAGGGCGTCAGCACCCCCAGGTCTGTAAAGAGCAGTGTGATTAAGGAAGGGGAGGTGTAGTCGACCCACGGGTGCTCCTCTTTGAGATCCTGTCCAGTCTGCGTGGACTTCAGAGTATCTGCCTTGTACTGAGGAGACAGGAAGCATACGTCAGTCTGCCCCACGTGTTCGGGGCTCTGAACTGGAGAGGGCTCGGCCTCAGCAATTAGTGTGCTCCTGCCTCAAAGTGCTCCCCGGAAACGGGGGGAAGCCAGCTGTGCAGCACACTGGCGAGGGGGACGAGTGTGGCTTGGGTGAGCAGAgcattaaagaagacctaagcCACGTGTCCCCCTCACTGG
The DNA window shown above is from Physeter macrocephalus isolate SW-GA unplaced genomic scaffold, ASM283717v5 random_831, whole genome shotgun sequence and carries:
- the DDX55 gene encoding ATP-dependent RNA helicase DDX55 isoform X1; translation: MKNKDVAAEAVTGSGKTLAFIIPILEILLRREEKLKKSQVGAIIITPTRELAVQIDEVLSHFTKPFPQFSQILWIGGRNPGEDVARFKEHGGNIIVATPGRLEDMFRRKAEGLDLASCVRSLEVLVLDEADRLLDLGFEASINTILEFLPKQRRTGLFSATQTQEVENLVRAGLRNPVRISVKEKGAAASSTQKTPSRLENYYMVCKADEKFNQLVHFLRNHKQEKHLVFFSTCACVEYYGKAMEALVKGVKVMCIHGKMKYKRNKIFTEFRKLQSGILVCTDVMARGIDIPEVNWVLQYDPPSNASAFVHRCGRTARIGHGGSALVFLLPMEDSYVNFLAINQKCPLQEMKVQKNTVDLLPKLRSMALADRAVFEKGMKAFVSYVQAYAKHECNLIFRLKDLDFASLARGFALLRMPKMPELRGKQFPDFVPVDVSTDTIPFKDKIREKQRQKLLEQQRKEKTENEGRRKFIKNKAWSKQKAKKEKKKKLNEKRKREEGSDIEDEDMEELLNDTRLLKKFKKGKITEEEFEKGLLTSGKRSVKTADLGISGLEDDC
- the DDX55 gene encoding ATP-dependent RNA helicase DDX55 isoform X2 — protein: MKNKDVAAEAVTGSGKTLAFIIPILEILLRREEKLKKSQVGAIIITPTRELAVQIDEVLSHFTKPFPQFSQILWIGGRNPGEDVARFKEHGGNIIVATPGRLEDMFRRKAEGLDLASCVRSLEVLVLDEADRLLDLGFEASINTILEFLPKQRRTGLFSATQTQEVENLVRAGLRNPVRISVKEKGAAASSTQKTPSRLENYYMVCKADEKFNQLVHFLRNHKQEKHLVFFSGILVCTDVMARGIDIPEVNWVLQYDPPSNASAFVHRCGRTARIGHGGSALVFLLPMEDSYVNFLAINQKCPLQEMKVQKNTVDLLPKLRSMALADRAVFEKGMKAFVSYVQAYAKHECNLIFRLKDLDFASLARGFALLRMPKMPELRGKQFPDFVPVDVSTDTIPFKDKIREKQRQKLLEQQRKEKTENEGRRKFIKNKAWSKQKAKKEKKKKLNEKRKREEGSDIEDEDMEELLNDTRLLKKFKKGKITEEEFEKGLLTSGKRSVKTADLGISGLEDDC